A single Nitrospirota bacterium DNA region contains:
- a CDS encoding polysaccharide deacetylase family protein, with amino-acid sequence MKSRLVALLDDVDAALSGAYLRAFGERAALLTFLFHGIFRNEKEMKENLVDPQQGTTLEHFRDFIDYFLSRGYSFVGEKNLAEAPLPSGKLALITLDDGYFSSRHAQDPMNEFKVPAIFYLATGFVEENRCFWWDVVYRERIRRGSSLSTIRQEQAQLKESSPEKIRIYLSEQFGEKASHPIGEIDRPLTPREVRSMADDPLVAFGNHTRDHAILTRLLSDQAEHQIRIAQEQIEQWTGRAPQSVSYPNGDYSQEHIALARKLGFRFGLTVEPRKNYLPLDESNHNRMKLGRFYFFGGQRMRASWDLMRSEFRLRTFLRKAKDRLG; translated from the coding sequence ACCTTCGTGCCTTCGGGGAGCGGGCGGCCCTGCTGACGTTCCTGTTCCACGGAATCTTTCGCAATGAAAAAGAGATGAAAGAGAACCTCGTGGATCCCCAGCAAGGCACTACCCTGGAACATTTTCGGGATTTCATCGACTATTTTCTCAGCAGGGGATACAGCTTCGTGGGAGAAAAGAATTTGGCCGAAGCGCCACTGCCATCCGGAAAGCTCGCGCTGATCACGCTGGACGACGGATACTTCAGCAGCCGCCACGCGCAGGACCCCATGAATGAATTCAAAGTCCCGGCTATTTTCTACCTGGCCACGGGGTTCGTCGAGGAAAACCGCTGCTTCTGGTGGGATGTCGTCTACCGCGAGCGGATTCGAAGAGGATCGTCCCTTTCGACCATCAGACAAGAACAGGCCCAGCTCAAGGAGTCCTCTCCGGAGAAGATCAGGATTTATTTATCGGAGCAATTCGGGGAAAAAGCGTCCCATCCGATCGGCGAAATCGACCGTCCTCTTACCCCCCGAGAAGTACGCTCCATGGCCGACGACCCTCTCGTGGCCTTCGGGAACCACACGCGTGACCACGCCATCCTCACCCGGTTGCTTTCCGACCAGGCTGAGCACCAGATCCGGATCGCGCAGGAGCAAATCGAGCAGTGGACCGGAAGAGCACCCCAATCCGTTTCATACCCCAACGGCGACTACTCGCAAGAACACATCGCCCTCGCCCGAAAATTGGGCTTCCGGTTTGGGCTGACCGTGGAGCCGAGAAAGAACTACCTTCCGCTGGACGAAAGCAACCATAATCGGATGAAGCTGGGCCGGTTCTACTTTTTCGGCGGGCAACGGATGCGCGCGTCTTGGGATCTCATGCGCTCCGAATTCAGGCTGCGAACCTTCCTGCGAAAGGCCAAGGACCGACTTGGGTAG
- a CDS encoding glycosyltransferase, whose amino-acid sequence MPLVTVLMGVHNGEKFLVESIESLFRQTLSDFEIVIVDDGSTDSTPRLLETLARQDDRVKLLQNSRKMGLAASLNKGLSVARGEFVARQDVDDLSLPERIGVQVSYLKSHPEIGVAGCDHYLIDETGAILELVRPFRTDTEIRWGMLFANTMSHPTVMYRRHLAPVGAPFYNEAVRYCDDYELWFRLLRKTRFANVSVPLCLCRVHCGQLSEFHARGGGRNLEAAGVALAAWQELVPGSNVTREDLSTIRRWHGHLPRRLAPRDRPRAEIMLRAFESFLHRETVDPDAAAGIREKWITPLVGLMCRGETLPHPSNGLPCQEDPWSRTLRVRRLRQMARDRLGRVKRHVLGRLGAGTPSRPILGYRAACAGSPGRRALMTFLTEPFRQSPEQVRASSHTFTVQALEIARAFNRLGYSVDVADWLDGTFVPQVPYDAYFGMHVNFERMLPYLPPRCVKIYYGTGEYWADEKAAIQERARGLMSRRGILIPHRIPLDFNTWVEQADAVVVLGNETTSSGYRSHHPHVHLLDNNTIVERESSLSEKNFHAARKHFLMLCGNGLLRRGVDLALEAFAAQPEHHLWVCGMFQVDHDIPFVKAFRRELFHTPNIHPVGWVDIHSETFLELTRRCAFVLYPTATEGISGAVLSAMGKGLIPIVSPKTGVDVNPFGIVMNECSVAEIEEQVRTLAGTDPERLRDRAREAHERAHTRYSLASFRKNIESILKTILARHGQTTG is encoded by the coding sequence ATGCCCCTCGTCACCGTGCTCATGGGCGTCCACAACGGGGAGAAATTCCTGGTTGAATCCATCGAAAGCCTGTTCCGGCAAACCTTATCCGACTTCGAGATCGTCATTGTGGATGACGGGTCGACGGATTCCACACCCCGCCTCCTGGAAACGCTGGCGCGGCAGGATGATCGTGTGAAACTTTTGCAAAACAGCCGCAAGATGGGTTTGGCCGCGTCGCTCAATAAGGGACTGTCCGTCGCGCGGGGCGAATTCGTAGCCCGGCAGGATGTCGACGATCTCTCCCTCCCCGAGAGAATCGGCGTCCAGGTGTCCTATTTGAAAAGTCACCCCGAGATCGGAGTGGCAGGATGCGACCACTACTTGATCGATGAAACGGGCGCCATTCTCGAATTGGTCCGGCCATTCAGGACCGACACGGAAATCCGCTGGGGAATGTTGTTTGCCAATACGATGAGCCATCCAACGGTCATGTACAGGCGACACTTGGCGCCGGTCGGGGCGCCCTTCTACAACGAAGCCGTCCGATACTGCGATGATTATGAGCTCTGGTTCCGCCTGCTCCGAAAAACAAGATTCGCCAACGTTTCCGTTCCACTCTGCCTCTGCCGGGTGCATTGCGGCCAACTCTCGGAATTTCATGCCCGGGGGGGGGGGAGGAATCTCGAAGCCGCAGGAGTGGCCCTGGCCGCCTGGCAGGAACTCGTCCCCGGGTCGAACGTCACCCGGGAAGACCTCTCGACGATCAGGCGATGGCATGGACACCTGCCCCGCAGGCTTGCCCCCCGTGACCGCCCCCGGGCGGAGATCATGCTCCGGGCGTTCGAGAGTTTCCTCCACCGTGAAACCGTTGATCCCGACGCGGCCGCGGGAATCAGAGAGAAATGGATTACGCCCCTTGTTGGCCTCATGTGCCGCGGGGAGACCCTGCCGCATCCATCGAATGGGTTGCCGTGTCAGGAGGATCCCTGGTCTCGCACTCTCAGGGTTCGCCGACTCCGTCAAATGGCACGGGACCGACTTGGGCGCGTCAAGCGACATGTCCTCGGGCGGCTGGGGGCGGGGACTCCGTCACGGCCCATTCTCGGCTACCGCGCGGCCTGCGCAGGCTCGCCGGGCCGGAGGGCACTGATGACGTTTCTGACGGAGCCTTTTCGGCAAAGCCCGGAGCAGGTTCGCGCCTCCAGCCACACTTTCACCGTTCAGGCCCTTGAAATCGCGCGGGCGTTTAACCGGCTGGGTTACAGTGTGGACGTGGCCGACTGGCTGGATGGGACTTTCGTCCCTCAAGTCCCATACGACGCCTACTTCGGCATGCACGTCAATTTTGAGCGCATGCTGCCATACCTCCCGCCTCGATGCGTCAAGATCTATTACGGCACGGGGGAGTACTGGGCCGATGAAAAAGCAGCCATTCAGGAGCGTGCCCGTGGCTTGATGTCCAGACGGGGAATATTGATTCCCCATCGGATACCGCTCGATTTTAACACCTGGGTGGAGCAAGCCGATGCGGTCGTGGTCCTCGGAAATGAAACGACCTCTTCGGGCTACCGATCGCACCACCCCCACGTACACCTACTCGACAACAATACGATTGTGGAGAGAGAATCCAGTCTCTCGGAGAAGAACTTTCACGCGGCCCGAAAACATTTCCTCATGCTCTGCGGCAATGGCCTTCTGAGGCGCGGGGTTGATCTCGCCCTTGAAGCATTTGCGGCCCAACCCGAACACCATCTGTGGGTGTGCGGCATGTTTCAAGTCGATCACGATATCCCGTTTGTCAAGGCATTCAGAAGGGAACTTTTCCACACGCCCAACATCCATCCGGTTGGATGGGTGGACATACATTCTGAAACATTCTTGGAACTGACCCGCCGTTGCGCGTTCGTTCTCTATCCTACCGCCACCGAAGGAATTTCCGGCGCGGTGCTTTCGGCCATGGGGAAGGGGCTTATTCCCATTGTCAGCCCCAAGACGGGCGTGGATGTGAATCCCTTCGGAATCGTGATGAACGAATGCAGCGTGGCGGAGATCGAAGAACAAGTGCGGACCCTGGCGGGCACCGATCCCGAACGACTTCGTGACCGCGCCCGTGAGGCGCATGAAAGGGCGCACACCCGCTACTCTTTGGCCTCGTTCAGGAAGAACATTGAATCGATCTTGAAAACCATACTCGCGCGCCATGGGCAAACGACCGGATAG
- a CDS encoding glycosyltransferase, which translates to MGKRPDRSLRILSLSPEDGRGGAEQIALLLHRAYKAEGYDARLAVGRKTSSAEDTLALPHDPYRTPWARFLLHAAARMRRVNGAGGFPRRAVKAMAEPIRTARMLLGHEDFQYPASGGLLDLFPDRPSILHAHNLHGSYFDLRALPLLSSRIPTVVTLHDAWLLSGHCAHSFDCERWKTGCGKCPDLNIYPSIRRDATAYNWRRKSRLFETCRLFVATPCRWLMDKVEHSMLQQAVAEKLVIPNGIDLDVFRPGDKQQARHVLGLSRDAVIVLYTGRGIRDSVWRDYAMLVESLRAFSGRHEKDVLFLAVGEERPDESVGRIRMRFPPFEPDPVKLVHYYRAADVYVQPSRADTFPTSVLEALACGTPVIATAVGGIPEQVRSLGVGSNPSNLKLNTQNSATGILTEKNDAEAFAGAMNTLVGNRELRLALSENAHRDAADRFDIRKQAGAYVTWFREILSSPHAGHE; encoded by the coding sequence ATGGGCAAACGACCGGATAGGTCTCTACGCATCCTCTCGTTAAGCCCGGAAGATGGCCGGGGGGGGGCGGAGCAGATAGCCCTCCTGCTCCACAGGGCGTACAAGGCTGAGGGCTATGATGCCCGGCTTGCCGTAGGGCGCAAAACCTCCTCCGCGGAAGATACTCTCGCCCTGCCCCACGATCCATATCGCACGCCGTGGGCGCGATTTCTGCTCCACGCAGCCGCGCGAATGAGGCGCGTCAACGGGGCTGGGGGATTCCCACGCCGCGCCGTAAAGGCGATGGCGGAACCGATCCGGACCGCGCGTATGCTCCTGGGACATGAAGATTTCCAGTATCCGGCATCGGGCGGCCTGCTTGATCTTTTTCCCGACAGGCCCTCCATCCTTCACGCGCACAATTTACACGGCAGCTACTTCGACCTGAGGGCGCTTCCCTTACTCTCGTCACGCATCCCCACTGTGGTCACGCTCCACGACGCCTGGCTCCTAAGCGGACATTGCGCCCACTCGTTCGACTGTGAACGATGGAAGACGGGTTGCGGGAAATGTCCGGACCTCAACATCTATCCCTCCATCCGCCGCGATGCCACGGCCTACAACTGGCGGCGCAAGAGCAGGCTATTCGAGACATGTCGATTGTTCGTTGCAACCCCCTGCCGGTGGCTGATGGATAAAGTTGAACATTCCATGCTTCAGCAGGCGGTTGCCGAAAAACTCGTCATCCCGAATGGGATCGATCTGGACGTCTTCCGTCCGGGAGACAAACAGCAGGCCAGACACGTGCTGGGACTGAGCCGGGACGCCGTCATCGTGCTCTACACGGGGCGCGGAATCCGCGACAGCGTTTGGAGGGACTATGCGATGCTGGTCGAATCGCTTCGAGCCTTCTCCGGCAGGCACGAAAAAGATGTCCTGTTTCTTGCCGTCGGCGAAGAACGTCCCGATGAGTCGGTGGGACGCATACGGATGCGATTCCCGCCCTTTGAACCCGACCCGGTGAAGCTGGTCCACTACTATCGGGCGGCGGATGTCTACGTGCAACCGAGTCGGGCCGACACCTTCCCGACCTCCGTGCTTGAGGCGTTGGCTTGCGGCACCCCGGTCATCGCAACGGCCGTGGGTGGAATCCCCGAACAGGTCAGATCGCTAGGGGTCGGATCGAACCCATCGAATCTGAAACTGAACACCCAGAACTCCGCCACCGGCATTTTGACGGAAAAGAACGATGCGGAAGCGTTCGCCGGTGCGATGAACACATTGGTTGGGAACCGGGAGCTGCGCCTGGCACTCTCGGAGAACGCCCACCGGGATGCGGCCGATCGATTCGACATCCGAAAACAGGCCGGGGCCTACGTAACATGGTTCAGAGAAATTCTCTCTTCGCCACACGCCGGGCATGAATAA
- a CDS encoding glycosyltransferase family 4 protein, giving the protein MNSSSPRRTIAYLTSGGRAADGIVKTVLNLATHLDRNRFDPHVITVKPCALLEETLPKAGIPLHHPDPAKPFSSLVDLMEDCDLIHVQDSPVNLLVYFAARAACPRIVESLQTTQLGKAFFPDLHSVCVSNDILDLQPDPDRCRVIYNAAPIPAEPLERSLTDRVQLIQIGRPEKFLFSLADILPRLHAPNVEGLILGHVVSGPPNLRCVEFTPDVNGALRESDFLVHFPWEEGLGLVVIEAMAQGTVPMATGVGGILEIIEEGKNGFFLRQDSLDEAVRCVDAALEMRRSDPDRFQKMRRQARERATERFGIAEAVQKHSELYLEVLASPPVRCDPVLYETAFASAMDDHFSGRHAPAAETLKELDTSFECFATSLFQGVAAAAVGDSVTARKALTKAHGFFPTSLFVANARAALAKQSNDLAQYMQMIEHSLTRSPYQLDLYAEVSEELIRRGKWEDAQDYLNRLKTIIEWRFPFAARRLRGLLSDFESKRRAVSPPKF; this is encoded by the coding sequence GTGAATTCATCCTCCCCCCGGCGCACCATCGCCTATCTGACTTCCGGCGGTCGCGCCGCGGACGGCATCGTCAAGACCGTCCTGAACCTTGCCACTCATCTGGATCGCAATCGATTCGATCCCCACGTCATTACGGTCAAGCCCTGCGCGCTTCTCGAAGAAACTCTGCCCAAAGCAGGCATCCCCCTCCACCACCCTGACCCTGCCAAGCCGTTTTCTTCCCTCGTCGATCTCATGGAGGATTGCGACCTCATCCACGTCCAGGACTCCCCCGTGAATCTGCTCGTCTATTTTGCCGCCCGCGCCGCCTGTCCCCGTATCGTCGAATCCCTCCAAACCACTCAACTCGGAAAGGCCTTCTTCCCGGACTTGCACTCGGTCTGCGTTTCGAACGACATCCTCGACCTTCAGCCCGACCCCGATCGCTGTCGGGTCATCTACAACGCGGCCCCCATCCCGGCCGAGCCCCTGGAACGGTCCCTGACAGATCGCGTCCAGCTGATCCAAATCGGTCGGCCCGAGAAGTTCCTTTTTTCCCTGGCCGACATTCTGCCGCGGCTGCACGCGCCGAACGTGGAGGGCCTGATCCTGGGCCACGTTGTATCCGGACCGCCGAACTTGAGATGCGTGGAGTTCACACCGGATGTTAATGGGGCCCTCCGCGAGTCTGATTTCCTCGTCCATTTCCCATGGGAAGAAGGTCTGGGCCTGGTCGTCATCGAAGCGATGGCCCAAGGCACAGTGCCGATGGCCACCGGCGTGGGTGGCATCTTGGAAATCATCGAAGAGGGCAAGAACGGTTTCTTCCTCCGTCAAGACTCGCTCGACGAGGCCGTCCGATGCGTCGATGCGGCTCTTGAGATGCGCCGATCAGATCCGGACCGTTTCCAGAAGATGCGGCGCCAGGCGCGAGAACGTGCGACCGAGCGATTCGGAATCGCGGAGGCCGTTCAGAAGCACTCCGAACTCTACTTGGAAGTCCTGGCCTCCCCACCTGTCCGCTGCGATCCCGTCCTCTATGAAACCGCCTTTGCCTCCGCCATGGACGATCATTTCAGCGGCCGCCACGCTCCCGCTGCGGAGACGTTGAAGGAGTTGGATACATCCTTCGAATGTTTCGCGACGAGCCTCTTCCAGGGCGTCGCCGCAGCGGCCGTGGGGGATTCGGTCACTGCCAGGAAGGCCCTCACCAAGGCCCACGGATTCTTCCCCACGAGCCTCTTTGTAGCCAACGCACGCGCGGCACTCGCAAAACAGTCGAACGATCTCGCCCAGTACATGCAGATGATCGAGCACAGTCTCACCCGTTCGCCCTATCAGCTGGATCTCTACGCCGAAGTGTCTGAGGAACTCATCCGCAGAGGCAAGTGGGAGGACGCGCAGGACTACTTGAACCGGCTCAAGACGATCATCGAATGGCGCTTCCCATTTGCGGCTCGCCGCCTCAGAGGACTTCTGAGCGACTTCGAATCCAAGCGGCGCGCCGTCTCACCACCGAAATTCTGA
- a CDS encoding hydroxymethylpyrimidine/phosphomethylpyrimidine kinase — MGLVVHHVVVVAGWDPSGGGGLIRDLRTLRDLKVHASGVVAALTTQDASGRGRVEPVSSHVVLDQLNSASHSKGPFVLKIGMVYSRANIEALAAWIDRHKPVAVVLDPVLESKGGLKLATRDAVAAYPRLIRQATVLTPNLAEARSLVTPENRRARTGPRVAAPAFHDRSSRRPRSEAEGAALLLHRLGAAHILLKLPASRRSKIDLHFNGSQYVEHENRRPRPYEVRGSGCTLASAVAAFIARGLPPDRAIPRAIEFVRTRFSKTVVTNGVRLFA; from the coding sequence ATGGGATTGGTGGTCCATCACGTCGTCGTAGTCGCCGGCTGGGACCCCTCGGGTGGAGGGGGGCTGATTCGGGACCTCAGGACGCTACGTGATCTGAAGGTCCACGCCTCGGGTGTGGTTGCAGCACTCACTACGCAAGACGCCTCCGGGCGGGGGCGCGTCGAGCCGGTGTCGAGCCACGTGGTACTCGATCAGCTCAATTCGGCGTCCCATTCCAAAGGGCCGTTCGTCCTCAAGATCGGCATGGTGTACAGCCGAGCCAACATCGAGGCGCTGGCCGCCTGGATCGATCGGCACAAACCGGTTGCGGTGGTTCTCGATCCCGTCCTCGAATCCAAGGGCGGATTGAAATTGGCGACGCGGGACGCCGTCGCCGCCTACCCGCGATTGATCCGCCAAGCCACCGTTCTCACGCCGAATCTGGCGGAGGCGAGATCGCTGGTGACTCCGGAGAACCGTCGGGCGCGGACGGGGCCCCGAGTAGCGGCGCCGGCATTCCATGACCGGTCCTCTCGCCGTCCTCGAAGCGAAGCGGAGGGGGCGGCTCTCCTTCTCCACCGCTTGGGGGCCGCCCACATCCTCCTGAAGCTCCCTGCGAGTCGACGGTCCAAAATCGACCTCCACTTCAACGGCAGCCAGTACGTCGAGCATGAGAATCGCCGGCCGCGTCCCTATGAGGTCCGAGGATCGGGCTGCACGCTGGCCAGCGCCGTGGCGGCCTTCATCGCTCGTGGACTCCCACCGGACCGCGCCATTCCGCGAGCAATCGAATTCGTCCGAACGCGTTTTTCCAAGACCGTCGTCACAAACGGCGTACGGCTTTTCGCGTGA
- a CDS encoding phosphatidate cytidylyltransferase — protein MAGMSELTKRLLTAVVAVPYLIFAFWQGTWSLILLIAPVTMFGVLEFFNLQEKKGIPAFKGIGVVAALGLNLVAYTYGLEGAAMFIAILSILLVLSTILGPYQETALQRIAGTLFPQGYVVLLMSHFYFLRQKQMSFDLTPLPITDGFIFLMLVVGVTFLNDTGSYFGGKYFGEHQLAPGISPKKTWEGAVGGAIASLATALIMRWAFQVQTSVAPFVCIALIVHVSGMLGDLAESQLKRSAQVKDAGAFFPGHGGVLDRLDSLVFTGPLAYYFIEAWDWWSITSS, from the coding sequence ATGGCGGGCATGTCCGAGTTGACGAAGCGCCTCCTCACGGCCGTGGTCGCCGTGCCCTACCTCATTTTCGCCTTCTGGCAGGGAACGTGGAGCCTCATCCTGCTGATCGCCCCCGTCACCATGTTCGGCGTGCTCGAATTCTTCAACCTTCAGGAGAAGAAGGGCATCCCCGCCTTCAAGGGCATCGGGGTAGTCGCCGCGCTCGGTCTCAACCTGGTCGCGTACACGTATGGCCTCGAAGGGGCCGCCATGTTCATCGCCATCCTTTCGATCCTGCTCGTGCTGAGCACGATTCTCGGTCCGTATCAGGAAACCGCCCTCCAGCGCATCGCGGGCACGCTGTTTCCCCAGGGCTATGTGGTCCTCCTCATGAGCCACTTCTATTTCCTTCGACAAAAACAAATGTCCTTTGATCTCACGCCGCTGCCGATCACGGATGGATTCATCTTTCTCATGCTCGTCGTCGGGGTGACTTTCCTTAACGACACCGGCTCCTACTTCGGCGGCAAGTATTTCGGCGAGCACCAACTCGCCCCCGGCATCAGCCCGAAGAAGACGTGGGAAGGAGCCGTCGGCGGGGCTATCGCCTCCCTCGCCACGGCGCTCATCATGCGATGGGCATTTCAAGTCCAAACGTCCGTTGCTCCCTTCGTATGTATCGCCCTCATCGTTCACGTCTCCGGCATGCTGGGAGATCTCGCGGAATCCCAACTCAAACGATCCGCACAGGTCAAAGATGCAGGCGCGTTCTTTCCCGGGCATGGAGGAGTTCTCGACCGGCTGGACAGTCTCGTTTTCACTGGGCCACTGGCATACTATTTCATCGAGGCATGGGATTGGTGGTCCATCACGTCGTCGTAG
- a CDS encoding glutamate--tRNA ligase, whose product MNIRTRFAPSPTGFLHIGGARTALYSWLFARKHGGKFVLRIEDTDRERSKPEFEHDIIESLKWLGLDWDEGPFRQTERFDVYREFAKKLEQAGALYRCTCSAAELDERRKQAMKEGRPPQYDGRCRSRTDQTDKPYALRFKMPKEGETVVKDLVLGEVRFANRELEDLIILRSNGIPTYNFTVVVDDAEHGISHVIRGNDHLNNTPKQIHMFKALGLESPQFAHLPLILGTDRSRLSKRHGAVSVTAYKEEGFLPEPFLNFLARIGWSHGDQEEFTLEELKEKFGLDGVGKTSGAFNEDKLIWLNSQYINRMNGSVEGKEKLRAALQPFLAKAVGEAGNPAGIPGDQAAWWTQALGAFGQRADTLKVLADSMAFLFQEEVRWDDKAKKKFLQPGVLEVLERLCRKLDEMESFSDLALLESLFKGICSDNDPPLQMGQLAQPVRVALTGKSVSPGIFDVLQLLGKEKSLARLRAALSEIRAGVADRSLE is encoded by the coding sequence GTGAATATCCGAACTCGATTCGCTCCCAGTCCGACGGGGTTCCTCCACATCGGAGGCGCCCGGACGGCCCTTTATAGTTGGCTGTTCGCGCGAAAGCATGGGGGAAAGTTCGTCCTTCGCATTGAGGATACGGACCGCGAGCGAAGCAAGCCGGAGTTTGAGCATGACATCATTGAGAGCCTCAAATGGCTCGGGCTCGATTGGGACGAGGGGCCGTTCCGCCAAACGGAGCGGTTCGATGTGTATCGTGAGTTTGCGAAAAAGCTGGAGCAGGCCGGTGCGTTGTACCGCTGCACCTGCTCCGCGGCTGAACTGGACGAGCGGCGCAAGCAGGCCATGAAAGAAGGACGGCCGCCGCAGTATGACGGCCGGTGCCGGTCTCGAACCGATCAGACCGACAAACCGTACGCGCTCCGGTTCAAGATGCCGAAAGAGGGAGAGACCGTCGTCAAAGATCTTGTGCTCGGAGAGGTGCGGTTTGCCAACAGGGAGCTTGAAGACCTGATCATCCTGAGAAGCAACGGTATCCCAACGTACAATTTCACCGTGGTGGTGGATGACGCCGAGCACGGGATATCCCACGTGATCCGAGGAAACGATCATCTCAACAACACTCCGAAGCAGATCCACATGTTCAAGGCGCTCGGGCTGGAATCGCCGCAATTCGCCCATCTTCCGTTGATCCTGGGCACCGATCGTTCCCGGTTGTCGAAACGGCACGGGGCGGTTTCGGTTACGGCTTACAAGGAGGAGGGTTTTCTTCCCGAACCGTTCCTGAATTTTCTGGCGCGGATCGGCTGGTCGCACGGCGATCAGGAAGAATTCACTCTGGAAGAGCTGAAGGAGAAGTTCGGCTTGGATGGAGTGGGAAAGACATCGGGAGCGTTCAACGAGGACAAGTTGATCTGGCTCAACTCCCAGTACATCAACCGGATGAACGGCTCCGTGGAGGGTAAAGAGAAGTTGCGAGCCGCCCTCCAGCCCTTTCTCGCCAAGGCGGTGGGGGAGGCGGGCAATCCGGCCGGAATCCCCGGAGATCAGGCGGCTTGGTGGACGCAGGCGCTTGGAGCCTTCGGTCAGAGAGCGGATACGCTGAAAGTCTTGGCCGACAGCATGGCGTTCCTCTTCCAGGAAGAAGTCCGGTGGGACGACAAGGCGAAGAAGAAGTTCCTTCAGCCGGGGGTGCTGGAGGTACTTGAGCGGCTATGCCGAAAATTGGATGAGATGGAATCCTTTTCCGACCTTGCGTTGTTGGAATCGCTCTTCAAAGGCATCTGTTCGGACAACGACCCGCCGCTTCAGATGGGCCAGCTTGCACAACCGGTCCGCGTGGCCCTCACGGGAAAATCCGTCAGCCCCGGCATCTTCGACGTCCTCCAGCTTCTCGGCAAGGAGAAATCCCTGGCCCGCCTCCGCGCCGCCCTCTCCGAAATCCGCGCGGGCGTTGCCGACCGCTCACTTGAATAG
- the radC gene encoding DNA repair protein RadC: protein MGHRKRLRQRFLRVGLAGLADYELLELVLTFAIPRRDVKPTAKELLHRFGSLKSVLDASPDQLAGIEGVGSRTGDYLQVLRAAMRRYHELGVAESKVLNSPKAVLELCRSSLEAEKNEVFEVIYVSSKNRYLGTERFSEGTIDRATVHPRRILESAFSRKAAALILVHNHPSGDPAPSEADKRLTKAVLDAAEPIGLTVHDHLIIGNGRHFSFRSEGLLAEMRG from the coding sequence GTGGGCCATAGAAAGCGTCTTCGCCAACGCTTCCTCCGTGTCGGTTTGGCGGGCCTCGCCGACTATGAGTTGCTTGAACTGGTGCTCACCTTTGCGATTCCCCGACGGGATGTGAAGCCGACCGCGAAGGAGTTGCTTCACCGGTTCGGATCGCTGAAGTCCGTTCTCGACGCATCACCCGATCAATTGGCGGGAATAGAGGGAGTCGGTTCCAGAACCGGAGACTACCTTCAGGTGCTTCGCGCCGCGATGCGCCGCTACCACGAGCTTGGAGTGGCGGAGAGCAAAGTGCTCAATTCGCCCAAGGCGGTACTTGAGCTTTGCCGGTCAAGCCTCGAAGCGGAAAAGAACGAAGTGTTTGAGGTCATCTATGTGTCTTCCAAGAATCGCTACCTTGGCACCGAACGATTTTCCGAGGGAACCATCGATCGGGCCACCGTCCACCCAAGGAGGATCTTGGAGAGCGCCTTTTCGAGAAAGGCCGCTGCCCTGATCCTGGTCCACAACCACCCGTCCGGCGATCCGGCGCCCTCCGAGGCGGACAAGCGGTTGACGAAAGCGGTCCTCGATGCGGCTGAGCCGATCGGATTGACCGTTCACGATCACCTCATTATCGGGAACGGACGCCATTTCAGTTTCCGCTCGGAAGGTCTTCTCGCGGAGATGCGCGGATGA